From the genome of Longispora fulva:
CTGGCGCGAGGCCTTCCCCGGCGACTACGTCTGCGTCACCCCGACGACCCGCACCCAGGCCGGCCAGGACAACGCCCAGGCCACCGCGCGTCGCGAACCCAACGGCGGCGCGTCCGGGGTGGACACCTGCAGGTCAGGCTACGTCTGGCGGGGCGCCCGCGACGCCGACCACGTGTGCGTCACCCCGACGACCCGCACCCAGACGGCCGCCGACAACGCCGCCGCCGCGTCCCGGGTCACTCCCTGATCGCCGGGTGCCCGATCGGGCAGGGACGACTACCCCCACGACGGGACCAGCTGCCCGTTTCGGGCCGAGGGCGCCCGGAACAAGATCTTAGTTACGTGTCGACAAGGAGGACCGGATGCCCACCTACCAATCCCCCGGCGTGTACGTCGAGGAGGTCGAAGCCGGTTCGCGGCCCATTGAGGGCGTGGGCACCGCCGTGGCCGCCTTCGTCGGCTTCGCTGCCGCCGGCCCGTACAACACGCCGACCCTGGTGTCGAACTGGAGCCAGTACACGAAGGCGTTCGGCGAGTTCGCCGAGGGCTGCTACCTGCCCCAGGCCGTGTACGGCTACTTCCTCAACGGCGGCGGCAACTGCTACATCGTCCGGGTGGGCGGCCAGCGCGCCGACGAGGAGACCGCGGCCCTGCCGGCCGGTCCGCAGGCCGTGCTCGGCTCGTACCGGGTCGCGGCGCGGGAGCCGGGCGCCCGGGGCCTGGTCGTGGAGATCACCGGCCCGACGGGCGAGAACCCGCCGGACGACCGGTTCACCCTGGTCGTGAAGCAGGACGGCAAGGCGGCCGAGACCTTCGAGAACGTGACCACCCGCAAGGGCCGCGACAACGTGGTGACCCGGGTGAAGGACGGCTCCCGCCTGATCACCCTCACCGAGCAGCAGTCCGCCGGCGCCCCGACCCGCCCGGACCTCGGCGCCGTGGCGCTCAGCGCGCCGCCGTCCCCGCCGGCCGTGCCCGCCCGGGTCGTCGCCGACGTGTACGTGGGCGACGTCTCCGACCGCACCGGCTTCGGCGGACTGGAGACCGTGGACGAGGTGACCATGGTCGCGGTGCCCGACCTGATGAGCGCGTTGCAGGCCGGGGCGATCGACGGCGAGACCGTCAAGGCCGTGCAGTTGGCCATGATCGCGCACTGCGAGCTGATGGGCGACCGGATGGCCATCCTCGACGCCCCGCCCGGGCTGAACCCGCAGCAGGTCCGCGACTGGCGGATGAACGACGCCGGCTACGACTCCAAGTACGCGGCCCTGTACTACCCGTGGATCAAGGTCTTCGACCCGGCGACCGGTGGCAACAACTTCATCCCGCCCAGCGGGCACATGGCCGGGGTGTGGGCCCGCAACGACTCGACCCGGGGCGTGCACAAGGCGCCGGCCAACGAGGTGGTGCGCGGCGCGGTGGCGTTGCAGACCCAGCTGACGAAGACCGAGCAGGAACTCCTCAACCCGATCGGGATCAACTGCGTGCGGGCGTTCTCCGGCCGGGGGATCCGGGTCTGGGGCGCGCGGACGCTGTCGAGCGACCCGGCGTGGAAGTACCTCAACGTGCGGCGGCTCTTCAACTACCTCGAAGAGTCCATCATGAACGGCACCCAGTGGGTGGTGTTCGAGCCCAACGACGACGCGCTGTGGGCCAGGATCCGGCGCACGGTCGCCTCCTTCCTGGTGATGGAGTGGCGCAAGGGCGCGCTGTTCGGCCTCACCCCCGACGAGGCCTACTTCGTCCGCTGCGACCGGGAGACCAACCCCGCCGAGGGCATCGACCTCGGCCAGGTGGTCTGCGAGATCGGGGTGGCACCCGTGAAACCCGCCGAGTTCGTCATCTTCCGGCTGTCGCAGTTCTCCGGCGGCACCAGCCTGGTCAACGAGTAGCAGAGAGGTAGACGCACATGGCGCTCCCCGATCTGGACGGTGCGGTCGGCCACTCCTTCGGGCTGGAGGTCGACGGCGTGATGATCACGCAGATCAACGAGGTCAGCGGTCTGAAGTTCGAGCAGGACGTGATCGAGCTGAAGACGAACACGAAAGACGGCAAGTTCATGATCAAGAAGTTGCCGGGGCGGATCAAGGCTGGCGAGGTCACCTTCGTCCGGAGCCTGACCGCCAGCAACAGCTTCGAGAAGTGGATGAAGGACTCGCGGCTCGGCAAGATGGCCGACGCCCGCAAGACGGCCGCCGTGATCATCTTCGACTACGAGCAGCAGGCCATCAAGCGCTACATCCTGCACGGGGCCTGGCTCAAGAGCCTGGAGATCGGCTCCCTGAAGGCCGGCGACACCAGCGTCCTCACCGAGAAGGCCGTCGTCACCTACGAGGAGATGGTCATCGAATGAGGCGCACCGCCCCGGTGCCGGCCGAGACCCCGGAGCGGCTGCGGACCGAGTTCGCGTTCGAACTTCCCCGGGGGTACGTCGACCCCGCAGGCACCCTGCACAAGTCGGGCGTCATGCGGCTGGCCACGGCACGCGACGAGCTCGTCCCGCTGCGCGACGACCGGGTCCGGGAGAACCCGGCCTACCTCACCGTGGTGCTGCTCGCCCGGGTCATCACCGAACTGGGCGACATCACCGACGTGCACGCCGGCGTGGTGGAGGACCTGTTCGCGGCGGACCTGGCGTTCCTGCAGGAGCTGTACCGGCGGATCAACAGCGAGGGGCACACCCGGGCCGGGGTGGCCTGCCCCTCCTGCGGGCACGCCTTCACCGTCGACATGGCGGGCGGTGGCCGCCCGGGGGAATCGTGACGTACGCGACCGACCGGCTGCACGAGGAGATCGCGTACGTGGCCTACCACTTCCACTGGGCGCTCGACGACATCCTCGACCTGGAGCACGTCGACCGGCTGCGGTACACGAATGAGATCGCGAAGATCAACACACGGATGAGGGGACCGGGCTGATGTGGCCGTGGAAGCGTGACGCTCCATCCGGCGTGGGGTCCCCGAGCGGTGCGGAGTCTCGGCCCGGGGCCGGGCACGGGTCCGCCGCCTCGCGTGGGCCGGAGGTCGCGCGGGCGCCCGTCGGGGCCTGGCGGGACCTCCCGCCCCTCCAGCGCACGGTCGGCGACCATCCGCTGACCAATCCGACCGACCGGTTCAGCGGCGGGCTCACCGCCTGGCAGGACCCGACGTTCCTGGCGCCGTTGCGGCACGCGGTGGGGCCGGCGGAACCGTCGGGCGTGGTCTCGGCCGTCCCGGCCCCGCCGGAACCGACGGTGTCGGAGCCGACCCTGGACGGCCCGAGGTCGGCGTATCCGTCGGCCGGGGGCGAGTTGCCGGTGGTCGAGCGCGGGCCGGTCTCCCGGCTGCTGGACCGGGTG
Proteins encoded in this window:
- a CDS encoding phage tail sheath family protein, which produces MPTYQSPGVYVEEVEAGSRPIEGVGTAVAAFVGFAAAGPYNTPTLVSNWSQYTKAFGEFAEGCYLPQAVYGYFLNGGGNCYIVRVGGQRADEETAALPAGPQAVLGSYRVAAREPGARGLVVEITGPTGENPPDDRFTLVVKQDGKAAETFENVTTRKGRDNVVTRVKDGSRLITLTEQQSAGAPTRPDLGAVALSAPPSPPAVPARVVADVYVGDVSDRTGFGGLETVDEVTMVAVPDLMSALQAGAIDGETVKAVQLAMIAHCELMGDRMAILDAPPGLNPQQVRDWRMNDAGYDSKYAALYYPWIKVFDPATGGNNFIPPSGHMAGVWARNDSTRGVHKAPANEVVRGAVALQTQLTKTEQELLNPIGINCVRAFSGRGIRVWGARTLSSDPAWKYLNVRRLFNYLEESIMNGTQWVVFEPNDDALWARIRRTVASFLVMEWRKGALFGLTPDEAYFVRCDRETNPAEGIDLGQVVCEIGVAPVKPAEFVIFRLSQFSGGTSLVNE
- a CDS encoding phage tail protein yields the protein MALPDLDGAVGHSFGLEVDGVMITQINEVSGLKFEQDVIELKTNTKDGKFMIKKLPGRIKAGEVTFVRSLTASNSFEKWMKDSRLGKMADARKTAAVIIFDYEQQAIKRYILHGAWLKSLEIGSLKAGDTSVLTEKAVVTYEEMVIE
- a CDS encoding DUF6760 family protein translates to MTYATDRLHEEIAYVAYHFHWALDDILDLEHVDRLRYTNEIAKINTRMRGPG